A single genomic interval of Helianthus annuus cultivar XRQ/B chromosome 13, HanXRQr2.0-SUNRISE, whole genome shotgun sequence harbors:
- the LOC110901144 gene encoding uncharacterized protein LOC110901144, with protein sequence MNLFFEVFGSLEELKNWVYKREVAKGYVIVTQRTRKKGEGKLDSSSGSWSLVEKKNVHNHEPAEYLEGHAFARRLTPDEESLVERLYLQNMEPTNIHLTIRNQYPHSVCILQDVQNVIKKIKRKMYGDRTPMQILESMLQEERYVYFTRVNPSTNAVEEVFFVHPDSYNMWRAFPHVLMIDATYKTNEYKLPFIQVVGVTSTHKSFCVAHAFVSKEKKKDNFLWVLEKLKELLVDCMEPRVIVTDRDQALMNACDKVFPKASKLLCRWHISQNILKHCRAKFTDEDWKIFKLSWSRLCNSPIPTIYNYNFQRLFTRLVNDGLSDVLDYLYDVWLKDYKEKFVSAWTNTVHNFGQHTTNRVESQHSKFKRYIKGPNNSLHRLVCLVGKVVESQKIQIKVSFEESRSVQMGDHRFPFFDNLRGNVSQKALELLVVERKKLNVLRAGGGTCGHQLSTGCGLPCACQMEWWENTGCKIPLAAIDKFWTKLDFSTEELNQDECNIQAEMDKLTQQLHTQPPLVLKSMLSKMKAVLNPSMTDHQPPEVQQDTRGRPTTKAKQQKNEDLARRKDKQPESQRNDYTQSQMYKNVIERFKDWLPSSYRRYITHIEDAQPDGNCGFRSIAMGLGYDQKEWKWVRQELLNEMFINKKRWGHILKSLDKGCYENVYRSINWLNVEPAPMACWMWLPYTGLLVAQKIWGDCSTFKQWCLSNLLADVRWTAGLPDASTKWTLEYIPKYGSYGMGDNVHVSYCTG encoded by the exons ATGAACCTTTTTTTTGAGGTATTTGGGTCACTTGAAGAATTGAAAAATTGGGTATACAAAAGAGAAGTTGCGAAAGGTTACGTCATTGTCACCCAACGAACAAGGAAAAAAGGCGAAG GGAAACTAGACTCAAGTAGTGGTAGTTGGAGCCTTGTGGAGAAGAAAAACGTTCACAACCATGAGCCTGCTGAATATCTCGAGGGCCACGCGTTTGCTAGAAGGCTGACCCCAGACGAAGAATCACTGGTGGAGAGACTTTATCTGCAAAACATGGAGCCTACAAATATACATTTAACCATAAGAAATCAGTACCCACATAGCGTGTGCATTCTACAAGATGTACAAAATGTGATTAAAAAGATTAAACGAAAAATGTACGGCGATCGAACTCCAATGCAGATATTGGAGAGCATGTTGCAAGAAGAAAGGTACGTTTATTTCACTAGAGTGAATCCCTCCACAAACGCGGTCGAGGAGGTTTTTTTCGTTCATCCGGACTCGTACAacatgtggcgtgcattcccacATGTGTTGATGATTGATGCTACCTACAAGACGAATGAGTATAAGCTTCCGTTTATTCAAGTTGTGGGTGTGACATCAACACACAAGTCTTTTTGTGTAGCTCATGCATTTGTctctaaagaaaaaaaaaaagataacttCTTATGGGTCCTGGAGAAGCTCAAAGAATTGTTGGTAGATTGCATGGAGCCACGTGTAATTGTAACAGATAGGGATCAAGCTTTGATGAATGCTTGCGATAAAGTATTCCCAAAAGCTTCCAAATTGCTATGTAGGTGGCACATCTCACAGAATATTCTAAAACACTGTCGGGCAAAATTTACGGATGAAGACTGGAAAATATTCAAGCTGTCTTGGTCTCGACTGTGTAATTCTCCCATTCCGACGATATACAATTATAACTTTCAGCGGCTTTTCACGCGACTGGTTAATGACGGACTATCAG ATGTTCTAGATTATTTGTATGATGTGTGGCTGAAAGATTATAAAGAAAAGTTCGTTTCAGCTTGGACTAACACAGTCCACAATTTTGGTCAACATACAACCAACAGAGTTGAAAGCCAGCATTCTAAGTTTAAGAGATACATTAAAGGGCCAAACAACTCGCTCCATAGACTTGTGTGTCTTGTTGGCAAAGTTGTAGAGTCACAAAAGATACaaataaaagttagttttgaggAGAGCAGGTCTGTGCAAATGGGGGACCACAGATTTCCATTTTTTGACAACCTACGCGGTAATGTTTCCCAAAAAGCCTTAGAGTTATTGGTTGTCGAGAGGAAGAAGCTAAATGTGTTGAGGGCCGGAGGGGGGACTTGTGGCCACCAGCTTTCTACGGGTTGTGGGTTGCCATGTGCTTGTCAGATGGAGTGGTGGGAAAATACAG GTTGCAAAATTCCACTTGCCGCGATAGATAAATTCTGGACAAAACTTGATTTTTCGACAGAAGAACTTAATCAAGACGAGTGTAATATTCAGGCGGAAATGGATAAACTCACACAGCAACTACATACGCAGCCACCTCTAGTGTTAAAAAGTATGTTGTCGAAGATGAAAGCGGTGTTAAATCCAAGTATGACTGACCATCAACCGCCTGAGGTACAACAAGATACGCGGGGCCGCCCAACTACGAAAGCAAAACAACAAAAGAATGAAGACCTTGCGAGACGTAAAGATAAACAACCCGAATCACAGAGGAACGACTACACTCAAAGCCAAAT GTACAAAAACGTGATCGAGCGTTTTAAGGATTGGCTTCCATCTAGCTATCGGAGATACATAACACATATCGAAGATGCCCAGCCGGACGGTAACTGTGGGTTTCGATCCATAGCTATGGGTTTGGGGTATGACCAGAAAGAGTGGAAGTGGGTCCGCCAAGAGCTACTCAACGAGATGTTCATTAACAAAAAGCGTTGGGGCCATATACTCAAATCATTGGACAAGGGATGTTACGAAAATGTTTATCGATCGATAAATTGGTTAAATGTTGAACCTGCACCTATGGCATGTTGGATGTGGTTGCCCTACACAGGGTTGTTGGTGGCtcaaaaaatttggggtgattgtTCAACATTTAAGCAATGGTGTTTGTCAAACTTACTTGCCGATGTTCGATGGACCGCAGGTTTACCCGATGCCAGTACCAAATGGACTTTGGAATATATACCGAAGTATGGAAGCTATGGAATGGGAGACAATGTACATGTCTCGTATTGCACAGGGTAG